The following are encoded together in the Pedobacter sp. D749 genome:
- a CDS encoding DUF6603 domain-containing protein has translation MNFNELKELIKNNLSNGTFKLATKDQPKLKNLGDDYLAGGNLELSSAALAPETDETITVKGKGTALPFKDMAVTAEFYLIDGGVALDLTATTGKKDWKLNESIPAFKDTIAEKIPFKEDPKPAFYLLSDAKPAKGDTPAKTTGLTFDATVDVGKIPDQVKDILGIDKEKLTGPVVLKNNGKDLVSIELTGPDIVNVGMGDLGTFKLTVKVASDILENADKTKKVVPFVELSTFIPIKGDVNIEIVAKISDTSSVVRFDAKLDKVISLGFNALADKFGDLELPSGFELSDHVELAKLYIDFNIKEKKVSVIAFKLASKKGWEITKVNDNPFTASELALQFGIDYPHTKEKRGVSLKIEGQVTLEKNASLVISAAKDKNGLKVKGSLKKDSILSIKNFIKQFVGPADDVPDIVTIYKLDFNKEDKGYAFNTALNGAWQINGEQGTALSVKDLTFDLSYKTAEKERKANFAGALKVDNVDIKVTAKYEGGKDPKGWTFTGATGTDQQISMENFFTYMATNFKTGNPPAWLKKINIHDLATSFNTKTKDFDFSVKGNIAVGEEKTLYLELGFDLAHEKETYQSTLTGEVTIDSSLFKLKFAKGDDENSLAASWNVIEEEEEEDFVEVEVIGEDVEDETDEKDKLLQFDDIVSVFGLSALPPIPDGLKLSLKAANLRYDFDQKAFVFTAISKNYGHATFVSKKIDEEWVYAFGINMKADVKLEKLPLIGADLAKIAGKDVGLNGIKLIGISTSIAVDEITAFNELINIDEEEIYPMLPESDEDLVEATYVVLQLDLGKDNTYDYKFNTGGKKKQQLLLTTDTKKDDGIKWKNLQKKIGPVHFNRVGIGYKDNRISLLLDAALVFSVLKIEMLSLGVSNSISKFDPEFELSGVNISYKNGPVEIAGSFLKTKNNEITEYSGTAVVALQNFRMSALGSYASIKGEPSLFVFAMLTSPPPGGPPCFFVTGIAAGFGYNRSLRLPTIDHVAEFPFVKAFSKKSPFKDNDPKAALQVLMEKDLVPIDIGQNWLAAGVQFTSFQMVNSFALMTVLFGTTFEIGILGISEVSMPPAVPGKKIETPLAFAQLALNARILPDTGVISIEAKLTPESYILSKKCVLTGGFAFYIWTAPSKYEGDFVITLGGYHPDFKVPAHYPKVPRLGFNWQVSKEVLIKGAMYFAITPTCLMAGGLLEATYVSGNLKAWFIMGADFLIAWKPYYYSARMYVSFGVQYTFDINLLFTRITETISVCIGADLKVWGPDFSGVASIHLWIISFDVSFGAADSKKPAAITWDEFTKSFLPPPTTNTKPLLFATTSGFTYTDTQCNSKLIDGLIQELKPDNINDLSWIVTRDRTVFETHSVYPIKEFTIKIVDSKGVEVEFEIMNDVAVTGREKGFGVGMVNVESKDFESVHSVLIELDYEVPKGTRKFGVTGVLTNIPKSLWEKRATGFDADAMIENVLVGFQIRPQAVAPKNTLPIALSKLEFFYKKYGNNIEFTQPKVITESKQPEDAMALLKRTINNDEVVKTRSAILNALKLRGRKINTEVKVNHLENDAEDILMAPPLIKYTYWREKSA, from the coding sequence ATGAATTTTAACGAGCTAAAAGAATTGATTAAAAACAACTTAAGCAACGGAACGTTTAAGTTGGCCACAAAAGACCAACCAAAGTTAAAAAACTTAGGAGATGATTATCTTGCAGGTGGGAATTTGGAACTTTCATCGGCTGCTTTAGCACCCGAAACGGACGAAACCATAACCGTAAAAGGTAAAGGAACAGCCCTGCCGTTTAAAGACATGGCCGTAACTGCAGAATTCTATCTCATTGATGGTGGCGTGGCACTGGATCTGACCGCTACAACCGGAAAAAAAGACTGGAAGTTAAACGAGTCTATTCCTGCGTTTAAAGATACCATTGCCGAAAAAATCCCATTTAAAGAAGATCCGAAGCCCGCATTCTATCTTTTGTCGGATGCTAAACCAGCCAAAGGCGATACGCCAGCCAAAACAACAGGATTAACATTTGATGCTACGGTAGATGTTGGCAAAATTCCTGATCAGGTTAAAGATATTTTAGGAATCGATAAAGAAAAGCTAACCGGGCCAGTTGTTTTAAAAAACAATGGTAAAGACCTCGTTTCTATTGAGCTAACTGGCCCTGATATCGTAAATGTTGGAATGGGCGATCTGGGGACTTTTAAGTTAACGGTGAAAGTAGCCAGCGATATTTTAGAAAATGCCGATAAGACAAAAAAAGTTGTACCCTTTGTGGAACTGTCTACTTTTATCCCAATAAAAGGAGATGTAAATATTGAAATTGTTGCGAAGATCTCCGATACTTCATCGGTTGTACGTTTCGACGCGAAGCTGGATAAAGTAATCAGTTTAGGATTTAATGCACTGGCTGATAAGTTCGGCGATCTTGAACTGCCAAGTGGCTTCGAGTTAAGTGATCATGTGGAGCTGGCAAAGCTTTATATCGATTTCAATATCAAAGAAAAAAAGGTTTCGGTTATTGCTTTTAAACTGGCAAGTAAGAAAGGCTGGGAAATTACAAAGGTAAACGACAATCCTTTTACGGCCAGCGAACTTGCACTACAGTTTGGCATCGACTATCCCCATACCAAAGAAAAACGTGGCGTTAGCCTTAAAATTGAAGGGCAGGTTACACTCGAAAAAAATGCCAGTTTAGTGATTAGTGCCGCCAAAGACAAAAATGGCCTGAAAGTAAAAGGCTCACTTAAAAAGGATTCCATTCTAAGTATCAAAAACTTTATCAAACAGTTTGTTGGTCCAGCTGATGATGTACCAGACATTGTAACCATATACAAACTTGATTTTAACAAGGAAGATAAGGGTTATGCTTTCAATACGGCGCTTAATGGCGCCTGGCAGATCAATGGCGAACAGGGTACGGCTTTGAGCGTGAAAGACCTGACTTTTGATCTGAGTTATAAAACGGCAGAAAAAGAACGAAAAGCAAATTTTGCAGGTGCGCTTAAGGTAGATAACGTTGATATCAAGGTAACTGCTAAATACGAAGGTGGTAAGGATCCTAAAGGATGGACTTTTACAGGTGCTACAGGTACTGATCAACAGATTTCGATGGAGAATTTTTTCACCTATATGGCCACAAACTTTAAAACGGGTAATCCGCCTGCCTGGTTAAAAAAGATCAACATTCACGATCTCGCTACCAGTTTTAACACCAAAACAAAAGATTTTGATTTCAGCGTCAAAGGAAATATCGCTGTTGGAGAGGAAAAAACGCTTTATCTGGAATTAGGGTTTGACCTGGCTCATGAAAAAGAAACTTATCAAAGTACCTTAACGGGAGAAGTTACTATAGACTCCTCATTATTTAAGTTGAAATTTGCCAAAGGTGATGATGAAAATAGTCTGGCGGCGAGTTGGAATGTAATTGAGGAGGAAGAAGAGGAAGACTTTGTAGAAGTTGAGGTAATTGGCGAAGATGTGGAAGATGAAACAGATGAGAAAGACAAATTGCTCCAATTTGATGATATTGTTTCGGTTTTCGGACTGAGCGCCTTGCCTCCTATTCCAGATGGCCTAAAACTTTCTTTAAAAGCAGCAAATCTGCGTTATGATTTTGATCAAAAGGCCTTCGTTTTCACGGCCATATCCAAAAATTATGGTCACGCTACATTTGTGTCCAAAAAAATAGATGAAGAATGGGTCTATGCATTTGGGATCAACATGAAAGCCGATGTAAAGCTCGAAAAGCTGCCATTAATTGGTGCAGATCTGGCCAAAATAGCCGGCAAGGATGTCGGGTTAAATGGAATCAAGCTCATCGGCATTTCAACTAGCATCGCAGTTGATGAGATTACGGCATTTAACGAATTGATCAACATTGATGAAGAGGAAATTTATCCAATGCTGCCAGAATCAGACGAGGATTTAGTAGAGGCGACTTATGTGGTACTCCAACTGGATTTGGGAAAAGATAATACCTACGATTACAAATTTAATACTGGTGGTAAAAAGAAACAACAACTGCTGTTAACTACCGACACCAAAAAGGATGACGGTATCAAATGGAAAAATCTTCAGAAAAAAATCGGTCCGGTACACTTTAACCGCGTTGGGATTGGTTACAAAGATAATCGCATCAGTTTGCTGCTTGATGCCGCCCTGGTATTTTCGGTGCTTAAAATCGAAATGCTTTCTTTGGGCGTAAGCAACTCTATTAGCAAATTTGATCCGGAATTTGAGCTGAGTGGTGTAAACATTTCTTATAAAAATGGTCCGGTTGAAATTGCAGGAAGTTTTCTGAAAACAAAAAATAACGAGATTACAGAATACAGCGGTACAGCTGTTGTTGCCTTGCAGAATTTCCGCATGTCGGCATTGGGATCTTATGCCTCCATAAAAGGCGAGCCATCGTTATTTGTATTTGCTATGCTTACCTCACCACCTCCCGGAGGCCCTCCTTGTTTCTTTGTTACAGGCATAGCGGCAGGTTTTGGATACAACAGAAGTTTAAGGCTTCCAACTATCGATCATGTGGCTGAGTTTCCATTTGTAAAGGCGTTCAGCAAAAAAAGTCCGTTCAAAGACAATGACCCTAAAGCAGCGCTTCAGGTATTAATGGAGAAAGATCTTGTGCCGATTGACATCGGTCAAAACTGGCTGGCAGCGGGTGTGCAGTTCACGTCATTCCAAATGGTGAATTCGTTTGCCTTAATGACAGTACTGTTCGGCACAACATTCGAAATCGGAATTCTGGGTATCTCTGAGGTTTCTATGCCACCTGCTGTTCCTGGTAAGAAAATAGAAACACCTTTAGCCTTTGCCCAACTTGCACTCAATGCCAGAATTCTTCCTGATACCGGTGTAATTTCGATAGAGGCTAAGCTCACGCCAGAATCTTATATCCTGTCAAAAAAATGTGTACTTACAGGAGGCTTTGCTTTTTATATCTGGACTGCTCCAAGTAAATACGAGGGCGATTTTGTAATCACCCTTGGTGGCTATCACCCCGATTTCAAGGTGCCTGCCCACTACCCTAAAGTGCCACGTCTTGGATTTAACTGGCAGGTGAGTAAAGAAGTTTTGATAAAAGGTGCAATGTACTTCGCTATAACGCCTACTTGCCTGATGGCAGGAGGTTTATTGGAAGCTACCTATGTTAGCGGAAACCTGAAAGCCTGGTTTATCATGGGTGCAGATTTCCTGATCGCATGGAAGCCCTACTATTACAGTGCCCGTATGTATGTTTCGTTTGGTGTACAATACACCTTCGATATAAATCTGTTGTTCACCAGGATAACCGAAACCATATCTGTTTGTATTGGTGCCGATCTTAAAGTATGGGGCCCAGACTTCTCGGGTGTGGCAAGCATTCACTTATGGATCATTTCTTTTGATGTTTCATTTGGTGCTGCCGATAGCAAAAAACCAGCAGCAATTACATGGGACGAGTTCACAAAATCGTTTTTACCTCCACCAACAACAAATACAAAACCATTATTATTTGCTACCACCAGCGGCTTTACATATACTGATACCCAATGTAATAGTAAGTTAATAGATGGCTTAATTCAAGAATTAAAACCCGATAATATTAATGATCTGAGCTGGATTGTTACCAGAGACCGCACAGTGTTTGAAACACATAGTGTTTATCCGATAAAAGAATTCACAATCAAAATTGTGGATAGTAAGGGTGTAGAGGTCGAATTCGAGATCATGAATGATGTAGCAGTTACAGGCCGTGAAAAGGGGTTTGGAGTTGGAATGGTGAATGTGGAAAGTAAGGATTTTGAATCAGTGCATTCGGTACTTATCGAACTGGATTATGAAGTTCCTAAAGGAACACGTAAGTTCGGGGTTACCGGTGTGTTGACTAATATACCTAAATCTTTATGGGAAAAAAGAGCTACTGGTTTCGATGCAGATGCAATGATAGAAAATGTATTGGTAGGCTTCCAAATCCGTCCTCAGGCGGTAGCACCTAAAAATACACTGCCTATAGCGCTTTCTAAGTTAGAATTCTTTTACAAAAAATATGGAAATAACATCGAGTTTACACAACCGAAAGTTATCACTGAATCTAAGCAACCTGAAGATGCAATGGCCTTACTGAAAAGAACAATTAATAATGACGAGGTTGTAAAAACCAGATCTGCTATACTAAATGCGTTGAAATTACGCGGGAGGAAGATCAATACCGAAGTAAAAGTAAATCATCTGGAAAATGATGCCGAAGATATTTTAATGGCTCCGCCTTTGATTAAGTACACTTACTGGAGAGAAAAATCAGCTTAA
- a CDS encoding YncE family protein translates to MANKFTANYFTVLNKIGQNTLYRTDDLTFNELTFSFINRSNAGITFKGGETPSSLEFSMPFLRYGDVDPVKDLKFGNIEGWEPVLLLDKKWAVWKFVCKEDLIVQPDKSFSFVIKNIFCKTDDGGYFFIKTTAVPDYADLNPSLSKVLTVITPKDSRPLLPLAVSYTDLVYPINTQTDRPHAKVSLLKDSQFENAALPIYLTYDAGSQIKNGFKLLFTTDTDIEIFKPGGEIKEASITIMFLFGTYPHQITTTDLGNYIEINSNQVGWKLRRNADSPSWKWIADPQTIKEFTSFSFNIRRLVTDMDTVEGISLMYVQVNSFGKFADHVFRFQLIKKVATPSILNFNRNNASITVGENVGLSWATSLANKLEIAYKSRDNERIILSTVPKPGEHQIELTQYEPLLLPVPPTAATTTFEATAYGPGNSKASTSITIDVKQRVAEIQSFIATPAIIVKGVKTIVNLSWTVRDARQLKLYIGNEEIDVKNSTSKLIELDGRFEYKLVARSYGYELPNVTKTLKVYQYENRKVRSLPFNTDKKGDRPRVVQCKYKNVDFISFHNGQDELYSICLTLDIGLVTTKTNFNSFALLSEKGLLAYYNIGDGGRHGIYVKNILNQQGLGNFTAFPDAADHPMPMRFSPDSKKLYVSFKQAETYRATYLNSEDPNNLRIETGHQPIYGTGAPFIGFNSGNSSVLYIPNNDDLSLLTSTYTRDGRIEFTKTQLSGKVIVMVEPAVGTKEQKTYLAYENSNLISVIPQDLIPYQIDIGAQPFDMTLSADEQTLYVACIKENKVLAINTNNRKVETVYSSIDTPSCLKLSPDGLLLFVGNHRARTLTVINVKNDNIEAPIPLGEQAGNPITISVIQMPKYYYVVIGKENYSQRTKWSNTDVIKPNTTINVNIFNFYHPV, encoded by the coding sequence ATGGCAAACAAGTTTACGGCAAATTACTTCACGGTTTTAAACAAAATTGGACAGAACACACTGTACCGAACAGACGACCTGACTTTTAACGAACTTACCTTTAGTTTCATCAACAGATCTAATGCAGGTATTACGTTTAAGGGTGGCGAAACACCATCGAGCCTGGAATTCAGTATGCCTTTTCTTAGATATGGGGATGTAGACCCTGTGAAGGATTTAAAGTTTGGAAACATTGAAGGTTGGGAACCTGTTTTACTCCTCGATAAAAAATGGGCGGTATGGAAGTTTGTTTGTAAAGAGGATTTGATTGTACAGCCAGACAAAAGTTTCAGCTTTGTGATCAAAAACATCTTTTGCAAAACAGATGATGGGGGATATTTTTTCATCAAAACAACGGCTGTACCAGACTATGCTGATCTTAATCCTTCGCTTAGTAAAGTATTAACGGTGATCACACCTAAAGATTCCAGGCCCTTATTGCCTTTAGCGGTCTCATATACAGATTTGGTATATCCTATTAACACGCAAACAGATCGGCCCCATGCTAAAGTTTCGCTGCTAAAGGATTCGCAATTTGAGAATGCGGCACTGCCGATCTACCTCACCTACGATGCGGGATCGCAAATTAAAAATGGCTTTAAACTGCTGTTCACTACCGATACAGATATCGAAATTTTCAAACCAGGCGGGGAAATTAAGGAAGCAAGCATTACGATCATGTTTTTGTTTGGTACCTATCCCCATCAGATTACGACAACAGATCTTGGAAATTACATTGAAATCAATTCAAATCAGGTAGGTTGGAAACTAAGGCGCAATGCTGATTCGCCTTCCTGGAAATGGATTGCAGATCCCCAAACCATCAAAGAGTTTACGTCCTTCTCCTTCAATATCCGTAGACTGGTTACAGATATGGATACCGTTGAAGGAATTAGTTTGATGTACGTGCAGGTGAACAGTTTTGGTAAATTCGCCGATCATGTTTTCCGTTTTCAACTCATTAAAAAAGTAGCAACCCCATCAATACTTAACTTTAATAGAAATAATGCTTCGATTACAGTAGGCGAAAACGTAGGCCTGTCCTGGGCTACATCTTTAGCAAACAAACTGGAAATCGCCTATAAAAGCAGGGATAATGAGCGCATTATACTAAGTACGGTCCCAAAACCTGGAGAGCACCAGATTGAGCTAACCCAGTATGAACCGCTACTGTTACCGGTACCACCTACAGCCGCAACTACTACATTTGAAGCCACCGCTTATGGACCAGGCAATAGCAAAGCAAGTACAAGCATCACCATTGATGTAAAACAGCGCGTAGCAGAAATCCAATCATTTATCGCCACCCCAGCCATCATTGTAAAAGGAGTAAAAACCATAGTCAATCTCTCATGGACCGTTCGCGATGCAAGGCAGCTGAAACTTTACATTGGCAATGAAGAAATTGATGTAAAAAACAGCACCAGCAAACTGATAGAACTAGATGGCCGATTCGAATATAAACTGGTTGCGCGTTCTTATGGCTATGAACTTCCCAATGTTACTAAAACGCTAAAAGTATACCAATATGAAAATAGAAAGGTAAGATCGCTGCCATTTAATACCGATAAAAAAGGGGATCGCCCCAGGGTGGTTCAATGTAAATATAAAAATGTAGATTTTATATCCTTCCACAATGGACAAGATGAACTTTATTCTATTTGCCTAACTCTAGATATTGGTCTTGTTACGACCAAAACCAATTTTAACAGTTTTGCTTTACTTTCGGAGAAAGGACTCTTAGCCTATTACAATATTGGAGATGGTGGTCGCCATGGTATTTATGTAAAAAACATCTTAAACCAGCAAGGGCTAGGGAACTTTACTGCTTTTCCAGATGCTGCAGATCATCCAATGCCAATGCGTTTTTCGCCCGATAGCAAAAAACTTTATGTGAGCTTTAAACAAGCTGAGACTTATCGCGCCACTTATTTGAATTCGGAGGATCCTAACAATTTAAGAATTGAAACTGGACATCAACCAATTTATGGAACTGGTGCTCCATTTATAGGTTTTAATAGCGGTAATTCATCGGTATTGTATATTCCTAATAATGATGACCTCAGCTTACTCACCAGCACATATACCAGAGACGGCCGGATTGAATTTACCAAAACTCAACTCAGCGGCAAAGTGATTGTAATGGTTGAACCAGCTGTAGGCACAAAGGAACAAAAAACCTATCTGGCTTATGAAAATAGCAACCTCATTTCCGTTATCCCACAAGATCTGATCCCGTACCAAATAGACATTGGCGCTCAACCTTTCGACATGACTTTAAGTGCTGATGAGCAAACTTTGTATGTAGCCTGTATCAAAGAGAATAAAGTGCTCGCTATCAATACAAATAATCGAAAAGTTGAAACCGTTTATTCATCCATTGATACACCTTCCTGCCTTAAATTATCTCCCGATGGCCTGTTGTTATTTGTGGGTAACCACCGGGCAAGAACGCTTACGGTGATCAATGTAAAAAACGACAATATTGAAGCACCAATTCCTCTGGGCGAGCAGGCGGGTAATCCGATAACGATATCGGTAATACAAATGCCGAAGTACTACTATGTTGTTATTGGAAAAGAAAACTACTCGCAACGAACAAAGTGGAGCAACACGGATGTGATAAAACCTAATACAACTATTAATGTAAATATCTTCAACTTTTACCACCCGGTATAA
- a CDS encoding YncE family protein has product MATKFTANYFTILNKNGQNNLYRTDDIDFNELTFSFINRSQAAITFKGGENPSSLEFSMPFLRDGDIDPVKDFKFDNIDGWEPALLLNKKWAVWKFVCKNDIELLPGKSFSFVIKKILCKTYDGGYFFVKTIAVPGYADLEPALGKGLTVIAPESSKLSLPLGVSYTDLVYPINTQTDRPHAKVSLLKDAQYEGATLPVYLTYDPVSQIKNGFKLLFTTDTDIEIFKPGGEIKEASITIMFLFGPYPHQITTTDLGNSIEINANQVGWKLRRNADSPSWKWIADPQTIREFTSFSFNIRRLVTDMDAVEGISLMYVQVNNFGKFADHVFRFQLIKKVATPSILNFNRNNASITIGENVGLSWATSLANKLEIAYKSRDNERIILSTVPKPGEHQIELTQYEPLLLPVPPTAATTTFEATAYGPGNSKASTSVTIDVKQRVAEIQSFIATPAIIVKGVKTTVTLSWSVRDASQLKLYIGDQEIDVKNSTSKQVELDGPFEYKLVARSYGDELPNVTKTLKVCQYENRKVISLPFNTDKKGDRPRVIELKQQLVDFIFLHNGQDELYSICLTVNIGVVTTKTNFNSFALLSDKEHLAYYNIGDGGSHGIYVKPILNQQGLGNFTAFPDAADHPMPMRLSPDGKKLYVSFKQAETYRATYLNSEDPKNLRIETAYQPIYGTGAPFIGFNSGNSSVLYVPNNDDLSLLTSTYTRDGGIQFAKTQLSGKVMLMVEPDINTKEKKTYLAYENSNVISVIPSDLIPYQIDVGAQPFDMILSADEQTLYVACIKENKVLAINTNNRKVETVYSSIDTPSCLKLSPDGLLLFVGNHRARTLTVINVKNDNIAAPIPLGEQAGNPITISVIQMPKYYYVVIGKENYSQRTKWTDTIIIKPNTSLNVNMFNFYKPG; this is encoded by the coding sequence ATGGCAACTAAGTTTACAGCAAATTATTTCACGATTTTAAATAAAAATGGTCAAAATAATCTGTACAGGACAGATGATATCGATTTTAATGAGCTTACCTTTAGTTTTATAAACAGATCTCAGGCAGCTATTACATTTAAGGGTGGAGAGAATCCATCCAGCCTCGAGTTCAGTATGCCCTTTCTTAGAGATGGAGATATAGATCCCGTTAAGGATTTTAAATTTGACAACATTGATGGTTGGGAGCCTGCTTTGCTGCTCAATAAAAAATGGGCGGTATGGAAATTTGTTTGTAAAAATGATATCGAACTGCTTCCCGGAAAGAGTTTCAGCTTTGTGATCAAAAAGATCCTTTGCAAAACATATGATGGGGGATATTTTTTCGTCAAAACAATAGCCGTACCAGGTTATGCCGATCTTGAACCTGCATTGGGCAAAGGCCTAACGGTTATAGCGCCCGAAAGTTCAAAGCTCTCCCTACCTTTAGGAGTCTCTTATACAGATTTGGTATATCCAATAAACACGCAAACAGACCGGCCCCATGCTAAAGTTTCGCTGTTGAAAGATGCTCAATATGAGGGTGCCACATTACCGGTATACCTCACCTATGACCCTGTATCTCAGATTAAAAATGGATTTAAACTGCTGTTCACTACCGATACAGATATCGAAATTTTCAAACCAGGCGGGGAAATTAAGGAAGCAAGCATTACGATCATGTTTTTGTTTGGTCCTTATCCCCATCAGATTACCACAACAGATCTTGGTAATAGTATTGAAATCAATGCCAACCAGGTAGGCTGGAAACTGAGGCGAAATGCTGATTCGCCTTCCTGGAAATGGATTGCAGATCCTCAAACCATCAGAGAATTTACGTCCTTTTCCTTTAATATCCGTAGACTGGTTACAGATATGGATGCCGTTGAAGGAATTAGCCTGATGTACGTGCAGGTGAACAACTTTGGTAAATTCGCCGATCATGTTTTCCGTTTTCAACTCATTAAAAAAGTAGCAACCCCATCAATACTTAACTTTAATAGAAATAATGCTTCGATTACAATAGGCGAAAACGTAGGCTTGTCCTGGGCTACATCTTTGGCAAACAAACTGGAAATCGCCTATAAAAGCAGGGATAATGAGCGCATTATACTAAGTACGGTCCCAAAACCTGGAGAGCACCAGATTGAGCTAACCCAGTATGAACCGCTACTGTTACCGGTACCACCTACAGCTGCAACTACTACATTTGAAGCCACCGCTTATGGACCAGGCAATAGCAAAGCAAGTACAAGCGTCACTATTGATGTAAAACAGCGCGTAGCAGAAATCCAATCATTTATCGCCACCCCAGCCATCATTGTAAAAGGAGTAAAAACCACGGTAACCCTTTCGTGGAGCGTTCGCGATGCAAGTCAGCTAAAACTTTACATTGGTGATCAAGAAATTGATGTAAAAAACAGCACCAGCAAGCAGGTAGAGTTAGATGGCCCATTCGAATATAAACTGGTTGCGCGTTCTTATGGCGATGAACTTCCAAACGTTACTAAAACGCTAAAAGTATGCCAATATGAAAATAGAAAGGTAATATCGCTGCCATTTAATACCGATAAAAAAGGTGATCGCCCGCGAGTCATTGAACTTAAGCAGCAATTGGTAGATTTTATATTCTTGCACAATGGACAAGATGAACTTTATTCTATTTGCCTAACTGTAAATATTGGTGTTGTTACGACCAAAACCAATTTCAACAGCTTTGCTTTACTTTCGGATAAAGAGCACTTAGCCTACTACAATATTGGAGATGGTGGTAGCCATGGCATTTATGTAAAACCCATCTTAAACCAGCAAGGACTAGGGAACTTCACTGCTTTTCCAGATGCTGCAGATCATCCAATGCCCATGCGTCTTTCTCCCGATGGCAAAAAACTTTATGTGAGCTTTAAACAAGCTGAAACTTATCGCGCCACTTATTTGAATTCGGAGGATCCTAAAAATTTAAGAATTGAAACAGCATACCAACCCATTTATGGAACTGGTGCCCCATTTATAGGTTTTAACAGCGGCAATTCATCGGTATTATATGTTCCTAACAATGATGACCTCAGCTTACTCACCAGCACATATACCAGAGATGGTGGTATCCAGTTTGCTAAAACTCAACTCAGCGGCAAGGTGATGTTAATGGTTGAACCAGATATAAACACTAAGGAAAAGAAGACCTATCTGGCTTATGAAAATAGCAACGTCATCTCCGTTATTCCATCAGATCTGATCCCGTACCAAATAGACGTTGGTGCTCAACCTTTCGACATGATTTTAAGTGCTGATGAGCAAACTTTGTATGTAGCCTGTATCAAAGAGAATAAAGTACTCGCTATCAATACAAATAATCGAAAAGTTGAAACCGTTTATTCATCCATTGATACACCATCTTGCCTTAAATTATCTCCCGATGGCCTGTTGTTATTTGTGGGTAACCACCGGGCAAGAACGCTTACGGTGATCAATGTAAAAAACGACAATATTGCAGCACCAATTCCTCTGGGCGAGCAGGCGGGTAATCCGATAACGATATCGGTAATACAAATGCCGAAGTACTACTATGTTGTTATTGGGAAAGAAAACTACTCACAAAGAACAAAATGGACCGATACAATCATCATTAAACCAAATACATCGCTCAATGTGAACATGTTCAATTTTTATAAACCAGGATGA
- a CDS encoding ankyrin repeat domain-containing protein — MISSDYKILNALRLTKDDLDFNECNGETALIIAINNNNIAMVQYLIKIDVDKNKPETFDCGDDIYYGKLPIEIAKANNFEEIVEVLK; from the coding sequence ATCATCAGCTCGGATTATAAAATACTGAATGCCTTGAGATTAACTAAGGATGATTTAGATTTTAACGAATGTAATGGAGAAACTGCATTAATAATTGCAATAAATAATAATAATATAGCAATGGTACAATACCTGATAAAAATAGATGTAGATAAAAACAAACCAGAAACTTTTGATTGCGGTGATGACATTTATTACGGTAAATTGCCCATTGAAATTGCGAAGGCCAATAATTTTGAAGAAATAGTGGAAGTACTGAAGTAA